In a genomic window of Flavobacteriales bacterium:
- a CDS encoding choice-of-anchor L domain-containing protein yields the protein MKSSLPYLRPGLVAGIALSGSTASAQLTVNPQTDLVQLAESISGRGVQISNPSINCHEQGFGEFSYSGSLLGLESGVILTSGRISDAYGPNDAENKTFQQGTSGSTLLNTVTGRSTRDACLFEFDIIPSGDSLSFQFVFGSEEYNEWVGSQYNDVFGFFISGPGITGDPGIGNDRNIALIPGTSAPVAINSVNAGQNSTYYQYNAGGQQMQMDGYTTGLVAHSLVQPCQTYHLKLVVADASDRKFDSWVFIERIQSPDVSLSTRTVNGTANMVEGCNPGWIRFTRDPVIPDPLTLTYYLQGTAANGTDYTPIGNVNPNAAKTITIPGGAAFAEEYVDPTADAVMEPAEHLRILLGNPNCAGFVIDSIDFAIEDTLIAIVSPGATQTICYGGSTQFSIQGGLAYSWTPSTGLSCTDCPNPVASPASNTNYTVVINEGTCARTVSRLVRVSNPAITGTVTQPLCDGSSNGAINISVNGGYAPYTYLWSGPNGFSASSEDLVNIGPGSYTVSVTDAFGCAGAQGFSMGSPAPLALTLSPSILPFGQNIACNGGSTGTIGLSIAGGTGPYATQWSSPNGFTSSSQNLSGLAAGTYTVSVTDANGCNATGGFTMVESAPLVPSISDAQHATCVGSTNGSATAGIAGGMPPYSFSWNSAPLQSSATANGLSAGIYTVSITDGYGCTVQAEVTISEPAQALGVEITATTDVLCHDGLQGSAQAQAIGGTAPYFYSWNTSPAQLASNAIGLAQGTYAVSVIDANGCTAQADASIGGPQSEVWAYAESVTHESCFGLNDGSATLDVSGGSGSYTITWNTTPPQTGLTATGLAPGMYLALVVDNNGCDHEKYVPVEILGAAAPLQAQFATSQITCAGMNNGSINLTLTGGLPPYSPVWSDDFGNSNVIEDLFNLSPGTYHLQANDALGCAVSASIVITQPVPISAAVTISPAACQGSLTGAIDLTVTGGTAPYSYIWSSASGFSASTQDISGIGAGTYIVIVIDANGCQFVNGYTVSQPGGLQAGLDVTDHNGFGTTCAGASDGAINLSAQGGSGAYNFSWNGPNGFASTDEDISNLEPGTYTVQVTDGNGCSLTQQATIIAPDALTASTVASSANGFGLSCNGGSDGEINLILTGGAGPFSTAWSGPNGFNSNAASISGLSAGDYSVNVTDANGCSTSASITLTEPPALIANATAFAWPDGTNISCASASDGSIDLSITGGVGPYGIVWSDGLGFAALTEDINGLLPGGYQAVVTDANGCTANALAVLTAPAPLLAVAQAAVINNSNVSCQGAMDGSVDLAATGGTGPFSMAWSNGASTEDLTGLGAGSYSVTVTDAHGCTATTSITLDEPQAILANAAASQQPSCNGASDGAIALSVAGGEAPHSFLWSGPNGFASNDASPAGLLAGAYSVLVTDAHGCTTTALIDLIEPQPVMASITATVFTGGYTIPCAGLSIGSATVSATGGTAGYTFDWSGPDGYSSNDAQIFGLSAGAYTAIATDTNGCTGSASVQMVEPQVLDVLIDIADLGGFPVSCNGSDGSASALISGGQAPYSVGWTGPNGFASTQTSITGLDAGDYELTVADANGCVSTEAFTLTAPEPMAASFIYTSSACATDANGSIDLDLSGGAAPYSFNWVGPDGFLSSDEDLGNLAAGEYLLSVNDALGCNGSFEAVLVGPDPINSGTYVSFYGLYNLQCLGDSSGVIELAPVGGSAPFTVDISGPGGFSSSSLVNNALVAGEYLISITDLNGCMMDTLVTLTEPSTQIDAQLSASVYPSGTNVSCFGASDGWIDAEITGGTGPYVFDWRGPDSLAFSSEDIFNLPAGTYAYELVVTDANQCAFATTMTLTQPDSALQVSAVLSTYNGYGVNCAGSADGSIDLSYGGGNGGYVVLWNGPNGFSSNNDDLSGLTSGTYTVTITDMNGCTITQNHVIEAPPPITATLTPSDFNGAGISCAGAIDGAIAASISGGFGAYSLQWAGPGGFTSNDPQIEGLAAGSYCLSITDTNGCAAQSCTTLTEPQSLVADAQPTMASCGNANGAIALSATGGTAPYAYSWSNGSIAEDLDGLNSGTYDVLVTDANGCTAQASTMIENTPGVAAQAMVSNVLCNGAATGAIDLEVISGTSPLSFAWSNGSTAEDLIGASGGSYSVAVTDANGCAWSGQWTVTEGAEIAIEANVSSYTGGFEVSTFGGSDGSVGILASGGTQPYSYLWSNGSTASNQSGLPAGTYTVTITDANGCTATRSFTLEEPNDLVMPTGFTPNGDGHNDFFMVQGLDAYPGNLLTVLNRWGNVVMEQLNYKNDWAGDNAKGEPLPNGTYFVILSINNGQRTLQGYVDLRR from the coding sequence ATGAAGAGCAGCCTTCCCTACCTCCGCCCCGGCCTCGTTGCCGGCATCGCGCTTTCAGGGTCAACCGCAAGCGCACAGCTCACTGTCAATCCACAAACGGACCTGGTGCAACTGGCCGAGTCCATCAGTGGCCGAGGAGTGCAGATCAGCAACCCATCGATCAACTGCCATGAGCAGGGATTCGGGGAATTCAGCTACTCCGGAAGCCTGCTCGGCTTGGAGAGCGGCGTGATCCTCACCAGCGGGCGCATTTCCGATGCCTATGGCCCGAACGACGCGGAGAACAAGACCTTCCAGCAGGGGACCTCGGGCAGCACGCTGCTCAACACGGTGACCGGAAGGAGCACGCGCGATGCCTGCCTCTTCGAGTTCGACATCATCCCGAGCGGCGACAGCCTGAGCTTCCAGTTCGTGTTCGGCAGTGAAGAGTACAACGAATGGGTGGGCTCACAGTACAACGATGTGTTCGGGTTCTTCATCAGCGGGCCGGGCATCACGGGTGACCCCGGCATCGGGAATGACCGCAACATCGCCTTGATCCCGGGCACGAGCGCTCCTGTGGCGATCAACAGCGTGAACGCAGGCCAGAACAGCACGTACTACCAGTACAACGCCGGTGGCCAGCAGATGCAGATGGACGGATACACCACCGGCCTCGTGGCCCACAGCCTTGTGCAGCCTTGCCAGACCTACCACCTGAAGCTCGTGGTGGCCGATGCGAGCGATCGCAAATTCGATAGCTGGGTGTTCATCGAGCGCATCCAAAGCCCCGATGTCTCGCTGAGCACGCGCACCGTGAACGGCACTGCCAACATGGTGGAAGGCTGCAACCCAGGCTGGATCCGATTCACGCGCGACCCTGTAATTCCCGACCCGCTCACGCTCACGTACTATCTGCAAGGCACGGCCGCGAACGGAACGGACTACACCCCCATCGGCAACGTGAACCCCAATGCTGCCAAGACCATCACCATACCGGGAGGTGCGGCCTTCGCGGAAGAATACGTCGACCCGACCGCCGACGCCGTAATGGAGCCCGCCGAGCACCTGCGGATACTCCTTGGCAATCCGAACTGCGCTGGCTTCGTGATCGACTCGATTGACTTCGCCATTGAGGATACGCTCATCGCCATTGTCTCGCCTGGCGCCACGCAGACCATCTGCTATGGCGGCAGCACGCAATTCAGCATCCAGGGCGGCCTGGCCTATTCATGGACACCGAGCACCGGACTGAGCTGCACCGATTGCCCCAACCCAGTCGCATCTCCCGCTTCGAACACCAATTACACCGTGGTGATCAACGAGGGGACCTGCGCGCGCACGGTAAGCCGCTTGGTGCGCGTGAGCAATCCTGCCATCACCGGCACGGTGACCCAGCCGCTCTGCGATGGCAGCTCCAACGGCGCCATCAACATCAGCGTGAATGGCGGATACGCGCCATACACCTACTTGTGGAGCGGCCCGAACGGATTCAGCGCCAGCAGTGAGGACCTGGTGAACATCGGCCCTGGCAGCTACACCGTATCCGTCACCGATGCGTTCGGCTGCGCGGGCGCACAAGGGTTCAGCATGGGAAGCCCCGCCCCCTTGGCACTCACGCTCAGCCCATCGATCCTGCCGTTCGGCCAGAACATCGCATGCAACGGTGGAAGCACGGGCACCATCGGCCTGAGCATCGCGGGCGGAACAGGCCCCTATGCCACGCAATGGAGCAGCCCGAATGGATTCACCAGCTCCAGCCAGAACCTCTCCGGGCTTGCCGCAGGGACGTACACGGTCAGTGTAACGGATGCCAACGGCTGCAATGCCACGGGCGGATTCACGATGGTGGAGAGCGCACCACTGGTGCCATCGATCAGCGATGCTCAGCATGCCACATGCGTGGGCAGCACCAATGGCAGTGCCACGGCCGGCATCGCGGGCGGGATGCCGCCATACAGCTTCAGCTGGAACAGCGCTCCCCTCCAAAGCAGTGCAACAGCCAATGGGCTGAGCGCAGGCATCTACACGGTGTCAATCACTGATGGCTATGGCTGCACGGTCCAAGCCGAAGTCACCATCAGCGAGCCCGCTCAAGCACTTGGCGTCGAAATCACAGCCACCACCGATGTGCTGTGCCATGATGGGTTGCAAGGGTCGGCCCAAGCCCAAGCGATCGGGGGCACGGCACCGTACTTCTATTCGTGGAACACCTCGCCCGCGCAATTGGCCAGCAATGCCATTGGCCTGGCGCAAGGGACCTATGCCGTCTCGGTAATCGATGCCAACGGCTGCACCGCGCAGGCCGATGCCTCGATCGGCGGCCCACAGTCCGAAGTGTGGGCATATGCCGAGAGCGTGACCCACGAGAGCTGCTTCGGCCTCAACGATGGATCGGCCACCCTCGATGTCAGCGGCGGCAGCGGTTCCTACACGATCACATGGAACACCACGCCACCGCAAACGGGCCTCACGGCCACAGGCCTGGCCCCTGGAATGTACTTGGCCTTGGTGGTCGATAACAACGGCTGCGACCACGAGAAGTACGTTCCCGTTGAGATCCTTGGAGCTGCCGCGCCGCTGCAAGCACAGTTCGCCACATCGCAGATCACCTGCGCGGGCATGAACAACGGATCGATCAACCTCACGCTCACCGGCGGCTTGCCGCCCTACTCGCCGGTGTGGTCGGACGACTTCGGCAACAGCAATGTCATCGAGGACCTCTTCAACCTGAGCCCCGGAACGTATCACCTGCAGGCCAACGATGCGCTGGGATGCGCGGTGAGCGCAAGCATCGTGATCACGCAACCTGTGCCGATCAGTGCTGCCGTGACCATATCGCCCGCCGCGTGCCAAGGCAGCCTCACCGGCGCCATCGACCTCACCGTAACTGGCGGCACGGCGCCGTACTCCTACATCTGGAGCTCGGCAAGCGGCTTCAGTGCAAGCACGCAGGACATAAGCGGCATCGGTGCAGGCACCTACATCGTGATCGTGATCGATGCCAATGGATGCCAGTTCGTGAACGGCTACACCGTTTCCCAGCCTGGCGGCCTTCAAGCCGGATTGGACGTGACCGACCACAACGGTTTCGGCACAACATGCGCCGGTGCCAGCGATGGCGCGATCAACCTCAGTGCACAAGGCGGCAGCGGCGCCTACAACTTCAGCTGGAACGGTCCGAACGGCTTCGCCAGCACCGACGAGGACATCAGCAACCTGGAGCCCGGAACCTACACGGTGCAGGTCACGGATGGCAACGGCTGCAGCCTCACGCAGCAAGCAACCATCATCGCACCGGATGCGCTCACCGCCAGCACAGTGGCCTCCTCGGCGAACGGCTTCGGCCTGAGCTGCAACGGCGGATCCGATGGCGAGATCAACCTGATCCTCACCGGAGGAGCGGGACCCTTCTCAACAGCCTGGTCAGGGCCAAACGGCTTCAACTCGAATGCTGCAAGCATCTCGGGGCTATCCGCTGGCGATTACTCGGTGAACGTCACTGACGCGAATGGATGCAGCACCAGCGCGAGCATCACGCTGACGGAACCGCCGGCATTGATCGCGAATGCGACCGCCTTCGCCTGGCCCGATGGCACGAACATCTCATGCGCCTCGGCAAGCGATGGCTCCATTGACCTGAGCATCACCGGAGGCGTTGGCCCATACGGCATCGTTTGGAGCGATGGGCTCGGGTTCGCAGCATTGACGGAAGACATCAACGGACTGCTCCCAGGCGGCTACCAAGCGGTGGTGACCGATGCGAACGGCTGCACGGCGAATGCACTTGCGGTGCTCACCGCCCCGGCGCCGCTGCTGGCGGTCGCCCAAGCCGCGGTGATCAACAACAGCAACGTGAGCTGCCAGGGCGCGATGGACGGTTCGGTTGACCTCGCCGCCACCGGCGGCACCGGGCCCTTCTCCATGGCCTGGAGCAATGGCGCCAGCACCGAGGACCTAACAGGCCTCGGAGCCGGCAGCTATAGCGTGACCGTAACCGATGCCCATGGATGCACGGCCACTACGAGCATCACTTTGGATGAGCCACAAGCCATCCTGGCCAATGCCGCCGCTTCACAGCAGCCGAGCTGCAACGGGGCTTCCGATGGCGCAATCGCCTTGAGCGTTGCTGGCGGCGAAGCGCCTCATTCGTTCCTCTGGAGCGGCCCGAACGGATTCGCCTCGAACGATGCTTCACCGGCAGGGCTGCTCGCGGGAGCCTACAGCGTGCTGGTAACGGATGCCCATGGATGCACCACGACCGCGTTGATCGACCTGATCGAGCCGCAGCCGGTGATGGCGAGCATCACGGCCACGGTCTTCACCGGAGGCTACACCATTCCGTGCGCGGGTCTCAGCATCGGCAGCGCCACAGTCAGCGCCACTGGCGGAACGGCGGGCTACACCTTCGACTGGAGCGGTCCGGATGGATACTCAAGCAACGATGCGCAGATCTTCGGGCTCAGCGCCGGCGCTTATACGGCAATCGCCACGGACACCAACGGGTGCACTGGATCCGCCAGCGTGCAGATGGTGGAACCGCAAGTGCTGGATGTGCTCATCGATATCGCTGATCTGGGCGGATTCCCCGTGAGCTGCAACGGCAGCGATGGCAGCGCATCGGCGCTCATCAGCGGCGGGCAAGCACCGTATTCCGTCGGCTGGACGGGCCCGAACGGGTTCGCGAGCACGCAGACCTCGATCACCGGCTTGGATGCGGGCGACTACGAACTGACCGTGGCCGACGCGAACGGATGCGTGAGCACTGAGGCCTTCACCCTGACCGCACCCGAGCCGATGGCGGCCTCATTCATCTACACGAGCAGCGCCTGCGCTACCGATGCGAATGGCAGCATTGACCTCGATCTCAGCGGCGGCGCAGCCCCGTACAGCTTCAACTGGGTCGGCCCCGATGGCTTCCTCAGCTCCGATGAGGATCTCGGCAACCTGGCAGCGGGCGAGTATCTGTTGAGCGTGAACGACGCACTTGGCTGCAATGGCAGTTTCGAAGCAGTGCTCGTCGGTCCGGATCCGATCAATAGCGGCACCTACGTTTCCTTCTATGGCCTCTACAACCTGCAATGCCTCGGCGACAGCAGCGGCGTGATCGAGCTCGCGCCCGTTGGCGGGTCCGCGCCCTTCACCGTGGACATAAGCGGTCCGGGCGGATTCAGCTCCAGCTCCCTGGTCAACAATGCGCTCGTGGCCGGTGAATACCTGATCTCCATCACCGACCTGAACGGCTGCATGATGGACACGCTCGTGACGCTCACGGAGCCGAGCACGCAAATCGATGCCCAACTCAGCGCTAGCGTATACCCCAGCGGCACCAATGTGAGCTGCTTCGGTGCTTCTGATGGATGGATCGATGCCGAGATCACTGGCGGCACCGGCCCTTACGTCTTCGATTGGCGCGGGCCGGACAGCCTCGCCTTCAGCAGCGAGGACATCTTCAATCTGCCAGCGGGGACCTACGCTTATGAGCTCGTGGTGACGGATGCGAACCAGTGCGCTTTCGCGACCACGATGACCCTGACGCAGCCCGACAGCGCACTACAGGTCAGCGCGGTGCTCAGCACCTATAATGGCTATGGCGTGAATTGCGCTGGAAGCGCCGACGGATCCATCGACCTGAGCTATGGCGGCGGCAATGGCGGATACGTTGTCCTGTGGAACGGCCCGAACGGCTTCAGCTCGAACAACGATGACCTCAGCGGCCTGACAAGCGGCACCTACACCGTGACCATCACCGACATGAACGGCTGCACCATCACGCAGAATCATGTGATCGAGGCGCCACCGCCGATCACCGCAACGCTCACGCCATCGGACTTCAACGGTGCCGGCATCAGCTGCGCAGGCGCGATCGATGGAGCCATTGCTGCAAGCATATCCGGCGGATTCGGCGCTTACTCGCTGCAATGGGCAGGGCCCGGCGGATTCACGAGCAACGACCCGCAGATCGAAGGGCTCGCTGCGGGTTCCTACTGCCTGAGCATCACTGATACGAACGGGTGCGCTGCGCAATCATGCACCACCCTCACTGAGCCGCAGTCCTTAGTCGCTGATGCACAGCCCACGATGGCCTCGTGCGGAAACGCGAACGGCGCGATCGCGCTGAGCGCAACAGGTGGAACCGCTCCGTATGCCTACTCATGGAGCAACGGCAGCATCGCGGAGGACCTCGACGGACTGAACAGCGGCACGTACGACGTGCTCGTAACGGATGCCAACGGCTGCACCGCACAGGCCAGCACCATGATCGAGAACACGCCTGGAGTGGCCGCGCAGGCCATGGTGAGCAATGTGCTCTGCAATGGCGCCGCTACAGGAGCCATTGACCTTGAAGTGATCAGCGGCACCTCCCCGCTCAGCTTCGCTTGGAGCAACGGCAGCACTGCCGAAGACCTCATCGGCGCGAGCGGCGGCAGTTACAGCGTCGCCGTGACCGATGCCAACGGCTGCGCATGGAGCGGGCAATGGACAGTAACCGAGGGCGCCGAGATCGCCATTGAGGCGAACGTGAGCAGCTACACTGGCGGTTTCGAAGTGAGCACCTTCGGCGGAAGCGATGGCAGCGTGGGCATCCTGGCGAGCGGCGGAACTCAACCATACAGCTACCTGTGGTCGAATGGCAGCACCGCCAGCAACCAGAGCGGCCTCCCGGCGGGCACCTACACCGTGACCATCACCGATGCCAACGGCTGCACGGCCACGCGCTCCTTCACCCTTGAAGAGCCCAACGACCTGGTGATGCCCACGGGCTTCACGCCGAATGGCGATGGGCACAACGATTTCTTCATGGTGCAAGGCCTCGATGCTTACCCGGGCAATCTGCTCACCGTGCTCAATCGCTGGGGCAACGTAGTGATGGAGCAGCTGAACTATAAGAACGACTGGGCCGGCGACAACGCCAAAGGAGAGCCGCTGCCCAACGGAACCTACTTCGTCATCCTCAGCATCAACAACGGACAGCGCACCCTGCAGGGCTACGTTGACCTGCGCCGCTAA
- the rlmB gene encoding 23S rRNA (guanosine(2251)-2'-O)-methyltransferase RlmB — MRDKDLVCGTHAVIEAIRAGKNVEKLLLRREAGGDGIREIRALALDRGIPWQPVPVEKLDRLTKTEHQGVIALLSPVDEQDLDEVITMAYERGETPLIVALDGVTDVRNLGAIARSAECFGAHALLVPKQGTARLGSDAVKSSAGALMRKPVCRVSRLSEGLNRARAHGLRVVALTEKGNADLHATDLSGPLVVVLGDEGEGVSDPVLRMADALARIPMSGEIGSLNVSVAGGIALHAVLLARKG; from the coding sequence ATGCGCGACAAGGATCTGGTATGCGGGACACACGCGGTGATCGAGGCGATCCGTGCTGGCAAGAACGTGGAGAAGCTCTTGTTGCGCCGCGAGGCCGGCGGCGATGGGATCCGTGAAATCCGCGCTTTGGCCCTGGATCGCGGCATTCCTTGGCAGCCCGTACCGGTGGAGAAGCTCGACCGGCTCACCAAGACCGAGCACCAAGGTGTGATCGCCTTGCTCAGCCCTGTCGATGAGCAGGACCTGGATGAAGTGATCACGATGGCGTATGAACGTGGCGAAACGCCCTTGATCGTGGCGCTCGACGGTGTGACCGACGTGCGCAACCTGGGCGCCATCGCACGCAGTGCCGAGTGCTTCGGCGCGCATGCGCTGCTGGTGCCCAAGCAAGGAACGGCGCGCTTGGGAAGCGATGCTGTGAAGAGCAGCGCAGGTGCCTTGATGCGCAAACCGGTGTGCCGGGTATCCCGGCTGAGCGAAGGATTGAACCGCGCGCGCGCGCATGGGCTCCGCGTCGTGGCATTGACCGAAAAAGGAAATGCGGACCTGCATGCCACCGACCTGAGCGGACCCTTGGTCGTGGTGCTGGGCGATGAAGGCGAGGGCGTCTCCGACCCGGTGCTGCGCATGGCCGATGCCTTGGCACGCATCCCAATGTCCGGTGAAATCGGCTCGCTGAATGTGAGCGTAGCCGGCGGCATCGCTTTGCATGCCGTGCTCCTTGCCCGAAAGGGCTGA
- a CDS encoding GWxTD domain-containing protein, whose translation MSGTILPPDSSFRVALDPSGRLELPAMKAGIYHFALDSLASGIAPGYTLFLLDKAFPWVDHGEDLLKPLRFITSMQEFERISKEADTRKAVERFWIDASGDRERAREAIRIYYGRAENANRHFSALTEGWRTDRGLVHIIFGTPSTIYRSDRGETWTYGEENNIMSLTFNFVRRKSAFTENDLWLERDATLKGAWYRNVESWRNGRVYQN comes from the coding sequence GTGAGCGGAACGATCCTGCCCCCTGACAGCAGCTTCCGCGTAGCGCTTGATCCAAGCGGCCGCCTGGAACTCCCGGCGATGAAGGCCGGCATCTATCACTTCGCATTGGATTCGCTCGCCTCGGGGATCGCCCCGGGCTATACCCTATTCCTGCTCGACAAGGCTTTTCCATGGGTCGATCATGGCGAGGACCTCTTGAAGCCCTTGCGCTTCATCACCAGCATGCAGGAATTCGAGCGTATCAGCAAGGAAGCGGATACGCGAAAGGCCGTGGAGCGCTTCTGGATCGATGCCTCCGGCGACCGCGAGCGTGCGCGCGAAGCCATTCGAATCTATTACGGACGCGCCGAGAACGCCAATCGCCACTTCAGCGCGCTCACCGAGGGCTGGCGCACCGACCGGGGATTGGTGCATATCATCTTCGGCACGCCGAGCACCATCTACCGCAGCGATCGCGGTGAGACCTGGACCTACGGCGAGGAGAACAACATCATGAGCCTCACCTTCAACTTCGTGCGCCGCAAGAGCGCGTTCACCGAAAACGATCTCTGGCTGGAGCGCGATGCCACGTTGAAAGGAGCCTGGTACCGCAACGTGGAGAGCTGGAGGAACGGAAGGGTTTACCAGAACTGA
- the rmuC gene encoding DNA recombination protein RmuC: MLPGIAIGLLLGIIAGYALSAWRAHQAEARALDSLRAAHQAENALVQAQLAEQTRRADDRAKEVTSLAAQLAAEQERGKHAQERLEHQKAELDEMQKRMATEFEMISNRLLAQRGKELNDQHQGRLTDILKPLQERIKDFEEKVQRAYDEEGRQRFALKSEVARLVEQNQKLSRDASDLTRALKGDSQAQGAWGEMLLEKLLESSGLVKGQEYTMQESTTLADGSRLRPDAVVMLPEGKHLIVDSKVSLLHYERFASAEDDAERDRMMKLFVESIRAHAKGLAEKDYTKLYGVQSVDFVLMFVPIEPAFLLALRERPEVFQEAYDRQVVMVTHTTLMATLRTIHGIWKNERIARHHLEIAERAGRLYDKFEGFTVDLGRIGKSVKEANDNYEKALSKLSDGPGSLVRQVEMLKTLGAKTNKGLNEKLLVRSSGEEP; the protein is encoded by the coding sequence ATGCTTCCCGGCATCGCCATCGGCCTCCTCCTCGGCATCATCGCGGGCTATGCGCTGAGCGCCTGGCGGGCGCATCAAGCCGAAGCCCGCGCACTCGATTCGCTCCGCGCGGCGCATCAAGCGGAAAACGCCCTGGTGCAAGCACAGCTCGCGGAGCAGACCAGACGTGCCGACGACCGCGCCAAGGAAGTGACCAGCCTCGCCGCCCAGCTCGCAGCGGAGCAGGAGCGCGGTAAGCACGCGCAAGAACGGCTTGAACATCAGAAAGCCGAGCTGGATGAGATGCAGAAGCGCATGGCCACCGAGTTCGAGATGATCTCGAACCGCTTGCTGGCCCAGCGCGGCAAGGAGCTCAACGATCAGCATCAGGGCCGACTCACCGATATCCTGAAACCCTTGCAGGAGCGCATCAAGGACTTCGAGGAAAAGGTGCAGAGAGCATACGACGAAGAAGGCCGGCAGCGCTTCGCATTGAAGAGCGAGGTGGCCCGGCTGGTGGAGCAGAACCAGAAGCTGAGCCGGGATGCCAGCGACCTTACCCGTGCCTTGAAAGGCGACTCGCAGGCCCAAGGTGCTTGGGGAGAGATGCTCTTGGAGAAGCTGCTCGAATCGTCAGGCTTGGTCAAGGGCCAGGAGTACACCATGCAGGAGAGCACCACGCTGGCCGATGGCTCGCGCTTGCGGCCGGACGCCGTGGTGATGCTGCCCGAAGGCAAGCACTTGATCGTCGACAGCAAGGTGAGCCTGCTGCATTACGAGCGATTCGCATCGGCTGAGGATGATGCGGAACGGGACCGGATGATGAAGCTCTTCGTCGAGAGCATCCGTGCGCATGCGAAGGGCTTGGCCGAGAAGGACTACACGAAGCTCTACGGGGTCCAGAGCGTCGACTTCGTGCTGATGTTCGTGCCCATTGAGCCCGCATTCCTGCTCGCGCTGCGAGAACGGCCCGAGGTGTTCCAGGAAGCGTATGACAGGCAGGTGGTCATGGTGACGCATACCACGCTGATGGCCACCTTGCGCACCATCCATGGCATCTGGAAGAATGAGCGCATTGCCCGCCACCACTTGGAAATCGCCGAACGTGCTGGCCGGCTTTACGACAAGTTCGAAGGCTTCACGGTCGATCTCGGCCGTATCGGCAAGAGCGTGAAGGAAGCCAACGACAACTACGAGAAAGCCCTTAGCAAGCTGAGCGACGGGCCCGGCAGCCTGGTGCGCCAAGTGGAGATGCTAAAGACGCTCGGTGCGAAGACCAACAAAGGCCTCAACGAAAAGCTGCTCGTGAGATCCAGCGGGGAAGAGCCATGA
- a CDS encoding L,D-transpeptidase — MPAMHPKQGIADLLLEYMAARYPDAPRQRDLLYISVRRQRLFHVRDGLLLADFPVATSSNGLGSSQDSFRTPTGLHRVAEKHGADVPPLGILKDREFTGQLADPDFSGVDKDWITSRILWLDGLEHGVNRGQGLDSYDRYIYIHGTANERSVGTPSSRGCVRMRNADVIALFTEVPVGALVVILDN, encoded by the coding sequence ATGCCGGCCATGCACCCCAAGCAAGGCATCGCGGACCTGCTGTTGGAGTACATGGCCGCGCGCTATCCCGATGCACCCCGCCAACGCGACCTGCTCTACATCTCCGTGCGCCGCCAGCGGCTGTTCCATGTGCGCGACGGCCTTCTGCTGGCGGATTTCCCTGTTGCCACCAGCAGCAATGGCCTCGGTAGCTCCCAGGACAGCTTCCGCACGCCAACGGGATTGCATCGTGTGGCAGAGAAGCACGGCGCAGACGTTCCCCCGCTGGGCATACTCAAGGACCGCGAATTCACCGGACAGCTCGCCGACCCCGACTTCAGCGGCGTGGACAAGGACTGGATCACATCGCGGATCCTATGGCTCGATGGCCTGGAACATGGCGTCAACAGGGGCCAAGGGCTCGACAGCTACGACCGTTACATCTATATCCACGGAACTGCCAACGAGCGATCGGTAGGCACGCCCAGCTCTCGCGGCTGCGTGCGCATGCGCAACGCTGACGTGATCGCCCTCTTCACAGAAGTGCCTGTGGGCGCGCTCGTGGTGATCCTCGACAATTGA
- a CDS encoding SCO family protein — protein sequence MNPLLLRITAFSVIAAGLVIAGYFIIRPGDTLPVLHPKQINPRLVDADVRLAEGDHHISDFELIDQRGDTITLATAEGRIIVADFFFTTCPTICPKMTKNLARVQQAYPGDARLMILSHSVTPEADSVPVLAAYAALHGADPDQWHFLTGDREQIYRLARRSYFACLDEGDGGLQDFVHTENLVLVDKQRRLRGFYDGTTAAETDRLIADIEKLMHEKGPE from the coding sequence TTGAACCCGTTGCTGCTCCGCATCACTGCCTTCTCGGTCATCGCCGCAGGGCTCGTCATCGCTGGCTACTTCATCATACGGCCCGGCGATACGCTGCCTGTGCTCCACCCCAAGCAGATCAATCCGCGCCTGGTGGATGCTGACGTGCGCTTGGCCGAGGGCGACCACCACATCAGCGATTTCGAACTGATCGATCAGCGAGGAGACACGATCACCCTCGCCACAGCGGAAGGACGCATCATCGTCGCTGACTTCTTCTTCACCACCTGCCCGACCATCTGCCCCAAGATGACCAAGAACCTCGCGCGCGTGCAGCAGGCCTATCCCGGTGATGCGCGGCTCATGATCCTCTCCCACTCGGTGACGCCCGAAGCGGACAGCGTGCCCGTGCTGGCCGCCTATGCCGCGTTGCATGGGGCCGATCCCGACCAATGGCATTTCCTCACAGGCGACCGGGAACAGATCTACCGGCTCGCGCGACGCAGCTACTTCGCCTGCCTCGACGAAGGCGATGGCGGCCTTCAGGATTTCGTGCATACCGAGAACCTCGTGCTCGTGGACAAACAGCGGCGCTTGCGCGGGTTCTACGATGGTACCACCGCAGCAGAGACCGACCGCCTCATCGCGGACATCGAGAAGCTGATGCATGAGAAGGGGCCGGAGTGA